One genomic segment of Chitinophaga sancti includes these proteins:
- a CDS encoding DUF2911 domain-containing protein, translated as MKQFLLFFALLAGTGSLVSAQEKKAVASPRVTAEGKNVKVAYGQPSKKGRVIFGDLVPYDKVWRLGANEATEITFAKDGSFGGKAVKAGTYTLFAIPTQTEWTFVLNSELKQWGAYKYDSIKVHNVLEAKAKVTKTAAPVEKLTITLPAGKMIVEWDETHVEVPVK; from the coding sequence ATGAAACAATTCCTCTTATTCTTTGCATTGCTGGCCGGTACTGGCAGCCTTGTATCTGCACAGGAAAAAAAGGCAGTTGCAAGCCCTCGGGTAACTGCAGAAGGAAAAAATGTAAAAGTTGCTTATGGTCAACCTTCTAAAAAAGGTAGAGTGATCTTTGGAGACCTGGTTCCTTATGATAAAGTATGGCGCCTGGGTGCTAACGAAGCAACTGAAATCACATTTGCTAAAGATGGTAGCTTCGGTGGCAAAGCCGTAAAAGCAGGTACTTACACCCTGTTCGCTATCCCAACTCAAACAGAGTGGACATTTGTACTGAACAGCGAACTGAAACAATGGGGTGCTTACAAGTATGATTCTATCAAAGTACACAACGTGCTGGAAGCAAAAGCTAAGGTGACTAAAACAGCTGCACCGGTTGAAAAACTGACTATCACTTTGCCTGCTGGTAAGATGATCGTAGAGTGGGATGAAACCCATGTGGAAGTACCAGTGAAGTAA
- a CDS encoding HAMP domain-containing sensor histidine kinase, whose translation MAQVTGSNNMKLLTKNTIWFLLIMLPLLTTGGIYLYHQFDKELEKEMDEELVNDKIQWEVYFKSIPDNSPVFGITTPEFSIHPANGPANAQPVLQSIMQYQEIEHKKVPYRQLEQVISIRGKFYLLTIRKSLIEKDDLIKNIALVMALAFIGLLLFTILVNRLISRSIWRPFYLSLDKMEKLQLEQMHHLSFPDTSVTEFNRLNEVLINATSRIYHDFVIMKELTEDAAHEMQTPLAIAQNKLELLLQDEDLQPAQLKSIAQTHEALQRLSHLNHGLLFMAKIGNKQFVATSEISIRTVLEKHLRFFDELIRDKELLVSTDISNDLLLLLHPLLADTLISNLLGNAIKYNYPKGQITIQLNEKQFSICNTSEYPPIPSTQLFQRFKKNASNLENSNGLGLAIVKKITDTNNLKIYYLHKGQEHHFILRPDRHHH comes from the coding sequence ATGGCACAGGTTACCGGTTCGAATAATATGAAACTACTTACCAAAAATACCATCTGGTTTTTACTGATCATGCTGCCCCTGCTGACGACCGGCGGCATTTATCTCTATCATCAGTTTGATAAGGAACTGGAGAAAGAGATGGATGAGGAACTGGTAAATGATAAGATTCAATGGGAGGTCTATTTTAAGTCGATTCCTGATAACAGTCCTGTATTTGGTATCACAACACCGGAGTTCAGTATTCATCCTGCAAATGGGCCTGCAAATGCACAACCGGTACTCCAATCAATTATGCAGTACCAGGAGATCGAGCATAAAAAGGTACCGTATCGCCAGCTGGAACAGGTGATCAGTATACGGGGTAAATTTTACCTGCTCACGATCAGAAAATCACTGATTGAAAAAGACGACCTGATTAAAAATATTGCGCTGGTAATGGCACTGGCTTTTATTGGGTTATTATTGTTTACCATATTGGTGAACAGGTTGATCAGCCGCAGCATCTGGCGGCCATTTTACCTGTCGTTGGATAAGATGGAAAAGCTGCAATTGGAACAGATGCACCACCTTTCTTTTCCGGATACTTCTGTGACTGAATTCAACAGGTTAAATGAAGTGTTGATAAATGCTACCTCCCGCATCTACCATGATTTTGTGATCATGAAAGAACTGACAGAAGATGCTGCACATGAAATGCAGACACCGCTGGCGATTGCGCAAAACAAGCTGGAACTGCTATTGCAGGATGAAGACTTACAACCGGCGCAGCTAAAATCTATCGCACAAACGCATGAGGCTTTGCAACGGTTGTCGCACCTGAATCATGGCCTGTTATTCATGGCTAAGATCGGGAACAAACAATTTGTGGCAACCAGCGAGATCAGCATCAGAACAGTGCTGGAGAAACACCTGCGCTTTTTTGACGAACTGATACGGGATAAAGAATTGCTGGTAAGTACAGATATTTCAAACGATCTTTTACTATTACTACATCCGTTACTGGCAGATACCCTCATCAGTAATTTACTGGGCAATGCCATAAAATATAATTACCCCAAAGGCCAGATCACCATACAGCTGAATGAAAAACAGTTCAGCATCTGCAATACCAGTGAATACCCCCCTATTCCCTCCACTCAATTATTCCAACGATTTAAGAAGAATGCATCCAACCTGGAAAACAGTAACGGATTGGGATTGGCCATTGTGAAAAAGATCACGGATACAAATAACCTGAAGATATATTACCTGCATAAAGGGCAGGAACACCATTTTATTCTTCGCCCGGACAGGCATCATCATTAA
- a CDS encoding TonB-dependent receptor plug domain-containing protein: protein MKVTGFILLLATGPLFAQDTTKVVQIHEIVVHSTRTNSRIGDLPMKVEVLGLEDMQEESGIKPANVASLLGDLSVIHIQNTSAISGNNAIRMQGMDGKYTQLLRDGLPLYEGLSGNFGVLAIPPLDLKQIEIIKGSVSTLYGGGAIAGMINFISKTPGDKPLLNILLNRSTLKENNANLYYSQKWQKTGFTFFGGVTHQNATDVNKDGFSDVPQLRQYLVHPKFFWYIHPKTTFTAGYQGTFEQRSGGGAYYTEKNNSNRNSLDLQLTHKAFTIKSNASLYHLLHTEGNFLLQGKQLNTYTEASYKWHGVVLGINNTSEAYTRDNHDSSRISNYTYNTVGFFAQDEIQLTKQLMIEGGLRADHHNVYGWFLLPRLAIVYKPIHDLSVRLSAGTGYKTAAIFTTQTQLLGYKTLAALPDGLKTERSKGLNFDANYHTTLGELDLTLNQAFYYSHVQHPILPVLRSDNLYELQTQADPLHSAGTDTYVRLEMDHVELYMGYNHTISKISTMYVPFAPQDKFATTLAYEIEDKWRMGIENSWNGHQYLYNNEKAPNYWFWAAMVSRQIGDHVTLVLNGENLFDVRQGKHTPLYTGTVNDPSFVPLWGPVDGRQINVSVKWNL from the coding sequence ATGAAGGTCACAGGGTTTATTTTATTACTGGCCACGGGTCCATTATTCGCACAGGACACGACTAAAGTTGTACAGATTCACGAGATAGTCGTGCACTCTACCCGTACCAATAGCCGTATCGGGGACCTGCCTATGAAAGTGGAAGTATTAGGCCTGGAGGATATGCAGGAAGAAAGCGGTATTAAGCCAGCAAATGTGGCCAGTTTGCTGGGCGATCTATCTGTGATCCATATACAAAACACATCGGCAATCAGTGGAAATAATGCCATCCGCATGCAGGGGATGGATGGAAAATACACCCAGCTATTGAGGGATGGCCTTCCCCTGTACGAAGGGTTAAGCGGCAATTTTGGCGTACTGGCCATCCCCCCGCTGGATCTGAAACAGATTGAGATTATAAAAGGATCTGTGTCTACGCTGTATGGGGGTGGCGCGATTGCGGGGATGATCAATTTTATTTCCAAGACCCCGGGCGACAAACCATTATTGAATATTTTATTGAATCGCAGCACGCTCAAAGAGAACAATGCCAATTTATATTATTCACAGAAATGGCAAAAAACAGGTTTCACATTTTTTGGAGGTGTTACGCATCAGAATGCGACAGATGTGAACAAGGATGGATTCAGTGATGTGCCACAGTTAAGACAGTACCTGGTGCATCCGAAATTCTTCTGGTATATCCATCCAAAAACGACCTTTACTGCGGGGTACCAGGGAACATTTGAGCAACGCTCCGGTGGTGGTGCCTACTACACAGAAAAGAATAATAGTAATCGTAATAGCTTAGACCTACAACTGACCCACAAGGCGTTCACCATTAAAAGCAACGCCAGTCTCTATCATCTGCTGCATACAGAGGGAAATTTCCTCCTGCAGGGCAAACAATTGAATACCTATACAGAAGCCAGTTATAAATGGCATGGTGTAGTGCTTGGTATAAACAATACCAGCGAAGCCTATACCAGGGATAACCACGACAGCAGCCGTATTAGTAATTATACCTACAATACTGTCGGCTTCTTTGCACAGGATGAGATTCAACTCACAAAGCAGCTGATGATAGAAGGTGGGCTACGCGCAGATCACCACAATGTATATGGCTGGTTCCTATTGCCAAGACTGGCCATAGTGTACAAACCCATTCATGATCTCTCTGTTCGCCTGAGCGCAGGTACGGGGTATAAGACCGCCGCAATCTTTACAACACAAACACAATTGCTGGGGTATAAGACGCTCGCCGCTTTGCCGGATGGGTTGAAAACAGAGAGAAGCAAAGGACTGAACTTCGATGCGAACTATCATACTACCCTTGGTGAACTGGACCTGACATTGAACCAGGCCTTCTATTATTCTCATGTGCAACATCCAATACTACCTGTATTAAGAAGTGATAATTTATATGAACTGCAAACCCAGGCCGACCCGCTACATAGTGCAGGAACGGATACATATGTGAGATTGGAAATGGATCATGTGGAATTGTACATGGGGTATAATCATACCATTTCAAAAATTAGTACAATGTACGTGCCTTTTGCACCACAGGATAAATTTGCGACTACACTCGCCTATGAGATCGAAGATAAATGGCGCATGGGGATAGAGAATAGCTGGAACGGGCATCAGTATTTATACAACAATGAGAAGGCGCCGAATTACTGGTTCTGGGCAGCCATGGTATCAAGACAAATAGGTGATCATGTCACACTGGTGCTGAACGGAGAAAACCTCTTTGATGTAAGACAAGGTAAACATACCCCATTATATACCGGAACAGTGAATGATCCTTCTTTTGTACCGTTGTGGGGGCCTGTAGATGGCAGGCAAATAAATGTATCTGTTAAATGGAACCTGTAA
- a CDS encoding SRPBCC family protein, with protein MQAFFILLGALAVIIPGCFIVSLFLPATVKVVRVRVISATPAAVFQQINTVRNWENWSPWHQADPHMKLLYTDTESGIGAAYSWESQNRQIGKGAMMITNSRLDEFIATDMHFMEQGLAKATFKLEPVPGGTSVTWTMTAELGRNPFKKFMGLLMDKWVGRDFEKGLAKLDSVLR; from the coding sequence ATGCAAGCCTTTTTTATTCTCCTGGGCGCTCTGGCTGTGATCATCCCTGGGTGTTTCATAGTTAGCCTGTTTTTACCGGCTACTGTGAAGGTTGTGCGTGTCAGGGTCATTTCCGCCACTCCTGCTGCTGTATTTCAACAGATCAATACTGTCCGTAACTGGGAAAACTGGTCTCCCTGGCACCAGGCAGATCCTCATATGAAACTCCTGTACACCGATACTGAGAGTGGGATAGGTGCAGCCTACAGCTGGGAAAGCCAAAACCGGCAGATCGGCAAGGGGGCCATGATGATCACCAATTCCCGGTTGGATGAGTTCATTGCCACAGATATGCACTTTATGGAGCAGGGACTGGCCAAAGCTACCTTTAAACTGGAACCGGTACCCGGTGGTACCAGTGTGACCTGGACCATGACGGCAGAACTGGGGCGTAACCCCTTCAAAAAGTTCATGGGACTCCTGATGGACAAATGGGTAGGAAGGGATTTTGAAAAAGGACTGGCCAAACTCGATTCGGTATTAAGATAA
- a CDS encoding TetR family transcriptional regulator C-terminal domain-containing protein has protein sequence MENKLIREAYKNYWLENGKKPVSVYLFCQQLGLSESTFYDSYASFDAVEKDIWLSFFTDTLEKLKADDTYLGYSAREKLLTFYFLWVQKLKEDRSYILQQKEQFHIPGYHENRLEKFKDAFYEYATDLIKEGYQSGEVKERKFISSQYVHGFWVQALFVLNYWIKDDSEKFELTDAAIEKAVNLSFQIISSGTIDSLLDFGKFMFTRK, from the coding sequence ATGGAAAATAAACTCATTCGCGAAGCCTATAAAAACTACTGGCTTGAAAACGGGAAAAAACCGGTTTCTGTCTACCTGTTCTGTCAGCAATTAGGTCTTTCCGAAAGCACTTTTTACGACAGCTATGCATCCTTCGATGCCGTTGAAAAAGACATCTGGTTATCCTTCTTTACAGATACACTCGAAAAACTAAAAGCAGACGATACCTATCTCGGCTATTCTGCCCGCGAAAAGCTGCTCACCTTCTACTTCCTCTGGGTACAGAAGCTGAAAGAAGACAGAAGCTACATTTTGCAGCAGAAAGAACAATTCCATATCCCTGGCTATCATGAAAACAGGCTGGAAAAGTTCAAAGATGCGTTTTATGAATACGCGACAGACCTGATCAAAGAAGGCTATCAGTCTGGCGAAGTAAAAGAAAGAAAATTCATTTCCAGTCAATACGTACACGGTTTCTGGGTACAGGCACTCTTTGTGCTCAACTACTGGATCAAGGATGATTCAGAAAAATTTGAGCTGACAGATGCTGCGATTGAAAAAGCTGTAAATCTCAGTTTCCAGATTATCAGCTCGGGCACGATTGATAGTCTGCTGGACTTCGGCAAATTTATGTTCACCAGGAAATAG
- a CDS encoding SRPBCC family protein yields MRLIKLAVISAVCFGVLLFLLSLLLPSKAIVERSGVIDAPMSTVYAQLNDLSKWSAWNPWAADETAQDKQYSTPPAGKGAYFTFSGMQHEDRITGKVSIEESRPDSGIKYLMTFNAMRPVNAYFEIKPAADGKATAIMWRLETHLGYWPWWKLRGFLADRLTGPQLEAGLTQLKTICESGK; encoded by the coding sequence ATGCGATTAATTAAACTAGCCGTGATTAGCGCAGTTTGCTTCGGCGTGCTGCTTTTCTTGCTATCCTTATTATTACCTTCTAAAGCGATTGTAGAACGTTCTGGTGTCATAGATGCACCAATGTCTACTGTGTATGCGCAATTAAATGACCTGAGTAAATGGTCGGCCTGGAATCCATGGGCTGCCGATGAAACTGCACAGGATAAGCAATATTCAACCCCTCCTGCAGGTAAGGGCGCCTACTTTACTTTTAGCGGTATGCAACATGAAGATCGTATAACCGGAAAGGTAAGTATTGAAGAAAGTCGTCCTGACAGTGGTATCAAATACCTCATGACCTTCAATGCCATGCGCCCGGTAAATGCTTATTTCGAAATCAAGCCTGCGGCTGATGGAAAAGCAACTGCTATCATGTGGCGCTTAGAAACACACCTGGGTTACTGGCCATGGTGGAAACTGCGTGGTTTCCTGGCAGACAGGCTCACAGGGCCACAGCTGGAAGCGGGGTTGACACAGTTGAAGACAATTTGCGAAAGCGGTAAATAA
- a CDS encoding AAA family ATPase: protein MTLPTTPLVDKLNDVLQHLKKTFVGKDDIIDLMGICLTGRENLFLLGPPGTAKSAMVRALANLLEGKTFEYLLTRFTEPNELFGPFDIRKLREGDLVTNTEGMLPEANLIFLDELLNANSAILNSLLMALNEKIFRRGKETKALPALLFIGASNHLPEDEALQALFDRFLLRVHCDNVDPADLEKVLQAGWQLEQADYATPAKISAEEIRELQNITIAIDLSAIRGSYITLIQQLRNAGIQISDRRAVKLQRLIAASAVLCKRDTAILSDLWVLRYIWDTEEQQEIIAAIVNAALAVAEEPHTSTHPRATINSAPDADAIYREVQQMTTQWEAADTSPAERALIKDRLRYLNDRCEWINNDTQKNFVLAPIDHLWEKIMQTN, encoded by the coding sequence ATGACCTTACCCACAACCCCGCTGGTAGATAAGCTCAACGATGTCCTACAGCACCTGAAGAAGACTTTTGTTGGAAAAGACGACATCATCGATCTGATGGGCATCTGTCTCACCGGCAGGGAGAATTTATTCTTATTAGGCCCTCCGGGTACTGCTAAAAGTGCCATGGTGCGCGCCCTTGCCAACTTACTGGAAGGTAAAACTTTTGAATACCTGCTCACCCGTTTCACCGAACCAAATGAGCTCTTTGGTCCTTTTGACATCCGCAAACTGAGAGAAGGCGACCTCGTGACTAACACAGAAGGTATGCTCCCCGAAGCGAACCTGATATTCCTGGACGAACTCCTGAATGCCAACAGTGCTATTCTCAACAGCCTCCTCATGGCGCTTAACGAAAAGATCTTCAGAAGAGGAAAAGAAACCAAAGCCCTCCCTGCCCTGCTCTTTATCGGCGCCAGCAACCACCTGCCTGAAGACGAAGCATTGCAGGCACTTTTTGACAGGTTCCTGCTGCGGGTACATTGTGACAACGTAGATCCTGCTGACCTGGAAAAGGTATTGCAGGCCGGCTGGCAGCTGGAACAGGCAGACTATGCTACCCCCGCAAAAATCAGTGCGGAGGAAATAAGGGAACTGCAAAATATTACGATCGCCATAGACCTGTCTGCCATCAGAGGGTCCTATATTACATTGATACAACAACTACGCAATGCAGGCATCCAGATCTCTGACAGAAGAGCGGTAAAACTACAACGCCTCATTGCTGCCAGCGCTGTGCTCTGCAAAAGAGACACCGCTATCCTTTCGGACCTGTGGGTGCTGCGCTATATCTGGGATACGGAAGAACAACAGGAAATCATCGCTGCCATCGTCAATGCGGCACTGGCAGTTGCGGAGGAACCGCACACCTCCACTCACCCAAGAGCCACTATCAACAGCGCTCCCGACGCAGATGCCATTTACAGGGAAGTTCAGCAAATGACCACACAATGGGAAGCTGCCGACACCTCTCCTGCCGAAAGAGCACTGATCAAAGACAGGCTCCGCTACCTGAATGACCGTTGTGAATGGATCAACAACGATACGCAGAAAAACTTTGTTTTAGCGCCGATAGATCATTTGTGGGAAAAGATCATGCAGACTAACTGA
- a CDS encoding AarF/ABC1/UbiB kinase family protein, with protein MKEQTNIPTGKVERASRFVTTGLKVGTNYLKHYTKKLIDPNISREELHADNAEDIYDTLSNLKGSALKVAQMLSMDKGMLPKAYTEKFAMSQYSAPPLSGPLVINTFVKTLGKTPAQLFDTFDIKAANAASIGQVHKATKWGRELAIKIQYPGVANSVKSDLRIVKPFAMRIVGMNEVDMDKYFEEIETKLLEETDYKLELHRSVEVSTLCAHIPNLVFPKYYPELSSDKIITMDWLRGYHLKEFLLKNPSQEVRNSIGQALWDFYQFQVHKLKKVHADPHPGNFLMREDGTIGIFDFGCIKEIPEDFYVNYFLLTDKEVLKDDVRRNQIYTSLEMIHPSDSEKEITFFSTLFQKMIDMLTLPFTLPEFDFGDERYFGEIYAYMDYVANLKEVKESKVARGSRHSLYVNRTYFGLYSILSDLKANIKTGLPAL; from the coding sequence ATGAAAGAGCAAACTAATATTCCTACGGGAAAAGTGGAAAGAGCGAGTCGTTTTGTGACCACAGGATTGAAAGTTGGAACCAATTACCTGAAGCACTATACCAAAAAACTCATTGATCCCAATATCAGCAGGGAAGAACTGCATGCAGACAATGCAGAAGACATTTACGATACCCTCAGCAACCTGAAAGGCAGTGCACTGAAAGTAGCGCAGATGTTAAGTATGGACAAGGGCATGCTGCCCAAAGCCTATACCGAGAAGTTCGCCATGTCGCAGTACAGCGCCCCACCCCTTTCTGGTCCGCTGGTGATCAATACCTTCGTTAAGACATTAGGCAAAACCCCCGCACAGTTGTTCGATACTTTCGATATCAAGGCAGCTAATGCCGCCAGCATCGGGCAGGTACATAAAGCCACCAAATGGGGCAGGGAACTGGCCATCAAAATCCAGTACCCCGGGGTAGCGAACAGTGTGAAGTCTGACCTCCGCATCGTAAAGCCATTTGCCATGCGCATCGTAGGCATGAACGAGGTGGATATGGACAAGTACTTTGAAGAGATTGAGACAAAACTGCTGGAAGAAACGGATTATAAACTGGAACTGCACCGCTCTGTAGAAGTATCTACCTTGTGCGCACATATTCCGAACCTGGTATTCCCGAAGTATTACCCGGAACTCTCCAGCGATAAGATCATTACAATGGACTGGCTACGCGGCTACCACCTGAAGGAGTTCCTGTTAAAGAACCCATCTCAGGAAGTTAGAAATAGCATCGGTCAGGCACTGTGGGACTTCTACCAATTCCAGGTACATAAGCTGAAAAAGGTGCATGCTGATCCACATCCGGGCAATTTCCTCATGAGGGAAGACGGTACGATCGGCATCTTTGACTTTGGTTGTATCAAGGAAATACCGGAAGATTTTTATGTCAACTACTTCTTATTGACAGATAAAGAAGTATTGAAAGATGATGTGCGACGTAATCAGATCTATACCAGCCTTGAAATGATACATCCTTCGGATTCGGAAAAGGAGATTACATTTTTCTCCACCCTGTTCCAGAAGATGATCGACATGCTCACACTGCCATTTACCTTACCTGAATTTGATTTTGGCGATGAACGTTATTTCGGGGAGATATATGCTTACATGGATTATGTAGCTAACCTAAAAGAGGTGAAAGAGTCGAAAGTTGCGCGAGGGTCAAGGCATAGCCTGTATGTGAACAGAACCTACTTCGGCTTGTATTCTATTCTAAGCGATCTCAAAGCGAATATTAAAACGGGGCTTCCTGCGCTATAA
- a CDS encoding ABC transporter permease produces the protein MAVKYSQGTALLAMAKASLKAILRSPSAVVFSLGFPLVILLCFGFIGDSTVSVKVGVDSATDTHSYLYQQLLKEKSLKLVTDKTNAELQAELKKGHVTAILKVKDLPAVDNKPSNSIQVYTSTAAVEKIGVFNAILNGVIRNADAKYYSHASVARVEPMITLPGRRYTTIDFILPGLLSFSLLSAAVFSTAFLFFGLRQTLVLKRFFATPIRRLHIVLGESLARLVFQISGAILIIAIGYFFFGFTLVNGWSTFFEMLILTALGVVVFMGFGFVVSGLANSESTIPLFANIITLPQFLLAGTFVSVDVFPTWLQVICRIMPLTYLNDAFRKVAFEGQHLWNLGLELGVITLWGVIIYAVAVRVFRWE, from the coding sequence ATGGCGGTGAAATACAGTCAAGGGACAGCTCTGCTGGCCATGGCAAAAGCAAGTTTGAAAGCAATATTGAGAAGCCCCTCGGCTGTAGTATTCAGCTTAGGTTTTCCCTTGGTGATCTTACTTTGTTTTGGCTTTATCGGGGATAGCACTGTATCTGTAAAAGTAGGTGTGGACAGTGCGACGGATACCCATAGTTACCTGTACCAGCAATTATTGAAGGAGAAGAGCCTGAAACTGGTAACAGACAAGACGAATGCAGAATTGCAGGCAGAGCTGAAAAAAGGGCATGTCACCGCTATTCTGAAAGTAAAGGACCTACCTGCTGTAGACAATAAACCGTCCAACTCTATCCAGGTCTATACCTCTACCGCTGCTGTTGAAAAGATCGGGGTATTCAATGCTATCCTGAATGGTGTGATCCGTAATGCAGATGCCAAATATTACAGCCATGCTTCTGTAGCCAGGGTTGAACCCATGATCACGCTGCCTGGCCGTAGATATACTACTATCGATTTCATATTGCCTGGTTTGCTGAGCTTCTCCCTGCTCAGTGCAGCCGTATTCAGCACTGCTTTCCTGTTTTTCGGTTTAAGACAGACGCTGGTATTAAAACGTTTCTTCGCTACGCCGATCCGGCGCTTACATATAGTATTGGGTGAATCCCTGGCCCGCCTGGTATTCCAGATCTCCGGCGCGATCCTGATCATTGCGATCGGTTATTTCTTTTTTGGCTTCACGCTGGTAAACGGGTGGAGTACCTTTTTTGAAATGCTGATCCTGACTGCGCTGGGTGTGGTGGTGTTCATGGGCTTTGGCTTTGTCGTGAGCGGTCTCGCCAATAGCGAGAGCACGATTCCGCTGTTTGCCAATATCATTACCCTGCCCCAGTTCCTCCTGGCAGGTACCTTTGTTTCTGTCGATGTATTTCCTACCTGGTTGCAGGTCATCTGCCGCATTATGCCACTAACTTACCTGAACGATGCTTTCCGGAAAGTGGCCTTTGAAGGACAGCACCTCTGGAACCTGGGCCTCGAGCTGGGTGTGATTACACTATGGGGTGTGATTATTTACGCTGTGGCGGTGAGAGTTTTCCGGTGGGAATAG
- a CDS encoding response regulator transcription factor → MNILIIEDEQALQESITQYLGKQGYICEVATNFREGIQKVNDAEYECIIADISLPYGSGLDIVKELKQIRSDAGIIIISAKDSLEDKLQGLGLGADDYLTKPFHLSELSARVNALLRRKHFGGNTSIIFQDIQVIPASKTVLVHQKPVDLTAKEYQLLVYFIANQKRVITKSALASHLWGDEYDMAGSYDFIYSHIKNLRRKLMDAGAPDHIKTVYGTGYRFE, encoded by the coding sequence ATGAACATTCTTATCATCGAAGACGAGCAGGCGCTACAAGAATCAATCACACAATACTTAGGCAAACAGGGCTACATTTGTGAAGTAGCTACAAACTTCAGAGAGGGCATTCAGAAGGTCAACGATGCCGAATATGAATGTATAATTGCCGATATCAGCCTTCCTTATGGCAGCGGATTAGATATCGTAAAGGAACTAAAACAGATCCGCTCCGATGCGGGTATTATCATTATCTCCGCCAAAGATTCATTGGAAGATAAACTCCAAGGTCTGGGCCTTGGCGCCGACGATTATCTCACCAAACCTTTTCATTTATCAGAACTGAGTGCACGGGTCAATGCCCTGCTACGCCGCAAACATTTTGGCGGCAATACCAGTATTATCTTCCAGGATATACAGGTAATTCCAGCTTCGAAAACGGTGCTGGTGCACCAGAAACCGGTGGACCTGACAGCGAAGGAATACCAGCTTCTCGTGTACTTTATTGCCAACCAAAAACGTGTCATTACCAAGTCCGCCCTGGCATCTCACCTGTGGGGCGATGAATATGACATGGCAGGTTCTTATGATTTCATATATTCACATATCAAAAACCTCCGCCGCAAACTGATGGATGCCGGTGCACCAGATCATATCAAGACGGTGTATGGCACAGGTTACCGGTTCGAATAA
- a CDS encoding DUF1080 domain-containing protein, with translation MHKKTLATVAAVALSATLFAQTKPEDTEVWEPVPAVVTPGKINTDAPSDAIILFDGKTLDQWVSVKDPSQPAGWKVSGGILTVEKNTGNIQTKRSFTNYQLHIEWRVPKDITGTGQGRGNSGLFLASTGPGDDGYELQILDNYNNKTYVNGQAGSIYKQTPPLANANKKPGEWQTYDVIWTAPKFNSDGSVQSPARVTVFFNGILVQNNTALQGPTKYIGKASYEKSHGACPIKLQAHGDKSEPLSFRNIWIREL, from the coding sequence ATGCATAAGAAAACGCTAGCAACAGTAGCGGCTGTTGCGCTTTCAGCCACGTTATTTGCGCAGACCAAACCCGAAGACACAGAAGTGTGGGAACCAGTCCCTGCTGTAGTAACCCCCGGTAAGATTAACACAGACGCACCTTCCGACGCAATTATTTTGTTTGATGGCAAAACCCTGGACCAGTGGGTTTCTGTCAAAGATCCTTCCCAGCCTGCAGGCTGGAAGGTATCCGGAGGTATCCTGACTGTGGAAAAGAATACCGGAAATATACAAACGAAAAGGTCTTTTACGAATTACCAACTGCATATTGAATGGCGGGTACCAAAGGATATAACAGGTACCGGACAGGGTAGGGGAAACAGCGGACTGTTTTTAGCATCCACAGGCCCTGGTGATGATGGATATGAGTTGCAGATCCTGGATAACTACAACAATAAGACCTATGTAAATGGTCAGGCAGGTAGTATCTACAAGCAAACGCCTCCACTGGCAAATGCGAACAAAAAGCCAGGTGAATGGCAGACCTACGATGTGATCTGGACAGCGCCAAAGTTCAATAGTGATGGCTCTGTTCAAAGTCCTGCCCGTGTGACCGTGTTCTTCAACGGTATACTGGTACAAAATAATACAGCGTTGCAAGGCCCAACTAAGTACATAGGCAAGGCTTCTTACGAAAAATCACATGGTGCTTGTCCGATCAAATTACAGGCACATGGCGATAAGAGCGAGCCTTTAAGCTTCAGGAACATCTGGATCAGAGAATTGTAA